In the genome of Aequorivita sp. H23M31, the window AAAAGATTTTTTAACTCCTCTTTATATGATATGGGATCAATAAAACTTTCAAAAACATCACGTTCCAGCCTATTGGAACTTCTGTTATCCTATTATAAACTTCATATTCAAGGTTATCAACGACCCAAATCCCTATCGGTAATTAATCAAATCTTTGTTTGAATTCATTCCAAACTACACTAACAGAATGTTAACGTATAAAGTATTTTTCTCGGAATTAATTAATTTAGAAGTAAAACAAGTATCATGAATACCAATAGACTTTCAAAATCAATCGAGGATATTTTGAACAAACAGCTTACCAAGGAAGCGCACGCAGCTCAGATTTATCTGTCGTACGCCATTTGGGCGGACAGTGAAGGCTACGCAGGAATCGCGGATTTGCTGTTTCGGCATTCGGGGGAAGAGAGAAACCATATGATGAAAGTAGTGGAATATATTCAGGATAGAGGGGGAAGGGCAAAAGTAACTGCCTTAGGCGCTCCTCCAGCTGATCCGGAAAGCCTTCATAATTGTTTTCAGAAATTATTTCAGCATGAGGTGGATAACACCACAGCAATATACGGTATTGTCGATTTAGCCCTTCAGGAAAAGGATTGGGCTACTTGGAATTTTGCCCAATGGTTCGTAAAAGAACAAATAGAAGAAGAGACCTTGGTATTGAATCTTCTGGATAAATTGAAAATTGCCGGAGGTGATCAAGCTTCTGATGAGTCATTGCTATATTTGGATACCAAGATTGGTAATCAGAAGGACGACGCTGA includes:
- a CDS encoding ferritin; translation: MNTNRLSKSIEDILNKQLTKEAHAAQIYLSYAIWADSEGYAGIADLLFRHSGEERNHMMKVVEYIQDRGGRAKVTALGAPPADPESLHNCFQKLFQHEVDNTTAIYGIVDLALQEKDWATWNFAQWFVKEQIEEETLVLNLLDKLKIAGGDQASDESLLYLDTKIGNQKDDAELARDASVDEP